The Garra rufa chromosome 23, GarRuf1.0, whole genome shotgun sequence genome includes a region encoding these proteins:
- the aplnrb gene encoding apelin receptor B: protein MNAMDNMTADYSQEDYDENVNNSMCDFEEWEPSYSLIPVLYMLIFILGLTGNGVVIFTVWRAQSKRRAADIYIGNLALADLTFVVTLPLWAVYTALGYHWPFGVALCKISSYVVLLNMYASVFCLTCLSLDRYMAIVHSLTSTQLRTRGHMRASLATIWLLSGVLAAPTLLFRTTVHDIETNRTSCAMDFSLVVSKPGQETFWIAGLSISSTALGFLIPLLAMMVCYGFIGCTVTRHFNSLRKEDQRKRRLLKIITTLVVVFAACWMPFHIVKTMDALSYLNLAPDSCTFLSLLLLAHPYATCLAYVNSCLNPLLYAFFDLRFRSQCLCLLNLKKALHASPASSLSSQKTEAQSLATKV from the coding sequence ATGAATGCCATGGACAACATGACCGCTGACTACAGCCAAGAAGATTACGACGAGAATGTAAACAACTCAATGTGTGACTTTGAAGAGTGGGAACCATCATATTCACTGATTCCTGTGCTCTACATGCTCATCTTCATCCTGGGCCTCACTGGAAACGGCGTGGTAATCTTCACCGTATGGCGAGCTCAGTCCAAACGGAGAGCTGCGGACATCTACATTGGAAACCTGGCTCTCGCTGACCTGACCTTTGTGGTGACCCTGCCTCTGTGGGCTGTCTACACCGCTCTCGGATACCACTGGCCCTTTGGCGTGGCCCTCTGCAAGATCAGCAGCTATGTGGTGTTGCTCAACATGTATGCCAGTGTCTTCTGCCTCACCTGCCTGAGCCTGGACCGCTACATGGCCATCGTTCACTCCCTAACCAGCACACAGCTGAGGACCAGAGGGCACATGCGGGCCTCGCTGGCCACCATCTGGCTTCTCTCAGGTGTGCTGGCTGCACCCACCCTGCTTTTCCGCACCACGGTGCATGACATCGAGACCAACCGCACCTCCTGCGCCATGGACTTCAGCCTGGTGGTGAGCAAACCGGGTCAGGAGACCTTTTGGATCGCCGGACTCAGCATCTCCTCCACCGCTCTCGGCTTTCTGATCCCACTTCTGGCCATGATGGTGTGTTACGGATTCATCGGCTGCACCGTCACACGTCACTTCAACAGCCTGCGCAAGGAGGACCAGCGCAAGCGTCGCCTGCTCAAGATCATCACCACGTTGGTCGTGGTGTTTGCTGCATGCTGGATGCCCTTCCATATCGTGAAGACCATGGATGCTCTTTCGTACCTGAACCTTGCTCCTGACTCCTGCACCTTCCTGAGCCTCCTTCTGCTGGCCCATCCTTACGCAACCTGCCTGGCGTACGTCAACAGCTGCCTCAACCCGCTCCTCTATGCCTTCTTTGATCTCCGCTTCCGCTCTCAGTGCCTCTGCCTGCTAAACCTGAAGAAAGCTCTTCACGCGAGTCCCGCCAGCTCCCTTTCTTCACAGAAGACCGAAGCCCAGTCTTTGGCTACTAAGGTGTGA